Genomic segment of Oscillospiraceae bacterium:
ATCGCATAATGTCGCCGTAGATATAAAGAGTGGCTTCGTCGCTTTCGGCCGCACTGTTTTCAAATCGCCAAAATTGATTGTCTTTATCCATCATGTTCATCACCGCCTTTCGGTTTCATGGCTTTATTGTTGATTGTGTCCATGCTTTAAATCTCTCCTTCCTCTAATCGCCTAAGCTCTTGTCGCATTGTTTCCTCTTTCACGCGCTGGCGGTGGTTGACATTGAAATCCGTGCCGGTCATTTCAGCGGCTTCACGTTCGCGGGTACTCAATTCGGCTTCAATGCGCCGTATGGCAGCAGTCGCTTCACGCAATGGGTCAATTTGCCCTTGTGACGGCCCGTGCCATTCGGCTTTACAGTACGCCGCTCTGATGATGGGGTCGTCGAAGAACCCCGGGGCATAAATACGTCCTTTGGCGACGGCTTCCGATAACCATTCCTCATAGATGGGTTGGCAAAAATCGTTGGCGAACCACTTGCGGCGCATACGGAACATCTTCCATGCTTCCAACAATGCCGCACGGCTTGCGCTGTAGGATGCTGAGAAATGTTTTATCAGCAATTCGTATGGAATTTCCAACGACGAACCGATTTGCCGCAAGATGGCGTTCACAAATCCATCAAAAGCGACGTTGGGTCTACCCGGCGTTGCGGTTTCAATTTTCTCACCACGCCGCATGCGAACGACTGAGCCGTTACCAAGTTCGTAGGTAAAGGGATTGTCGGGGTCAATTTGTTCTTCAACATCCATGCTATCCCCAAGGTCTAATTGTGGAAATTCTTCATACACAAAAACGGTGAACAAGCCGCCGACAACTGCTGCTGTAAGCTCTGCCACGGTATACCGGCCCAATTGCCGCAGGCTTTCTATAACAGGAGCCAAAACGGGCAAACCCCTTGTTTGGTCGGGGCGTTCAGATTCCATCAAGTGAAGGATATTCCGTCTGCCTGTGACATTACCAAACGTCAGGACTTTGGTGTATGAATCGTCGTCATTCGCCGATCCGGGAAAACTGTTCATGATGTAGTAGGCAGATACCTCACCGCCCGCTGTTTCTACGCCGTTGTTTACGTTGTCGTTTCCGGTCATGCTCTCCGGGGTTTTTACCCTGTCGCCCTCTATAAGCTGTATTCGCAAGTCATACATAAAACCTTGCCGCTTTTTGTATGGCAACAGTACAAAC
This window contains:
- a CDS encoding phage portal protein → MTKKINNRNPTTLEEPTMLDKAIAYFSPAKAAKREWAKRQLNILNSGYSHHGANENKKATKGWDSESGSPNEDINDNLALLRERSRDLYMGGANIATGAIKTTRTNAIGSGLVLKPSIDNDFLKMTDEEAESWKQAVVREFEYFSNSVNCDRFRLNNFYELQQLAFLSMLLSGDVFVLLPYKKRQGFMYDLRIQLIEGDRVKTPESMTGNDNVNNGVETAGGEVSAYYIMNSFPGSANDDDSYTKVLTFGNVTGRRNILHLMESERPDQTRGLPVLAPVIESLRQLGRYTVAELTAAVVGGLFTVFVYEEFPQLDLGDSMDVEEQIDPDNPFTYELGNGSVVRMRRGEKIETATPGRPNVAFDGFVNAILRQIGSSLEIPYELLIKHFSASYSASRAALLEAWKMFRMRRKWFANDFCQPIYEEWLSEAVAKGRIYAPGFFDDPIIRAAYCKAEWHGPSQGQIDPLREATAAIRRIEAELSTREREAAEMTGTDFNVNHRQRVKEETMRQELRRLEEGEI